A genome region from Musa acuminata AAA Group cultivar baxijiao chromosome BXJ3-5, Cavendish_Baxijiao_AAA, whole genome shotgun sequence includes the following:
- the LOC135637960 gene encoding protein TRACHEARY ELEMENT DIFFERENTIATION-RELATED 7A-like, with protein MAFVPPRMPPRPFAPPPPKVSPSIPPPPNRRSPPPPSPSKQTPPPPPRRRPPPPPPPKKAPPPPTRRSPPPPPPPKKAPPPPPRRMAPPPPKLPPLQPPPAPVRPPPLVPPPPSPNHTVIIVVFVSLGGLLLLACLAAALFCCIKKRKKKMAFAVDVADRVHVHETVVPGPHGQQLATRSIDEDVKVHEVFKKGAVTGEASHSEPASGKQRSSSRIGGAGPPVTSRHHLL; from the coding sequence ATGGCCTTCGTCCCGCCTCGAATGCCACCGCGTCCATTTGCGCCACCTCCTCCAAAGGTATCCCCGTCTATACCACCTCCGCCGAATCGCCGGAGCCCCCCACCACCCTCACCTTCGAAGCAAACACCACCTCCACCACCTCGCCGCAGACCCCCGCCACCCCCACCTCCGAAGAAAGCCCCACCGCCACCAACTCGCCGCAGCCCCCCGCCACCCCCACCTCCGAAGAAAGCGCCACCACCACCGCCTAGAAGGATGGCCCCGCCTCCGCCGAAGCTGCCACCGCTACAGCCGCCTCCGGCACCCGTCCGCCCTCCACCACTGGTGCCGCCGCCACCGAGCCCGAACCACACTGTCATCATCGTCGTGTTCGTCTCCCTCGGCGGCCTTCTCCTCCTCGCATGCCTCGCGGCGGCACTGTTTTGCTGCatcaagaagagaaagaagaagatggcGTTCGCCGTGGACGTGGCGGACCGTGTGCATGTCCACGAGACTGTCGTTCCAGGACCCCATGGCCAACAACTGGCGACCCGGTCGATCGACGAAGATGTCAAAGTCCATGAGGTGTTCAAGAAGGGCGCGGTGACCGGTGAAGCTTCACATAGTGAGCCTGCATCGGGGAAACAACGCTCGAGCAGCAGGATCGGCGGCGCTGGCCCTCCTGTGACGAGTCGCCACCACCTTCTTTAG